A single window of Metallosphaera hakonensis JCM 8857 = DSM 7519 DNA harbors:
- a CDS encoding glycosyltransferase family 4 protein yields the protein MKLGIVTHSLTNLNEGGAERHVKEFIRNARNAFELYLFPTLDTYLQIQDEQDQRLLIQRVKDLEKEGISVVSSFYSILEWKISKKDRLVNFLDFRLFRRLAQSYTDLPEMDFLFSPNFISPDVVFMAQSSGKKYGILINGYVGPLHMGPLSYSRYKAKIGQESFLTSLPKSLLISRFWRKAVDIMRRYPPKFVAGVNKVAVEGVMSAIPTNLVVVDPGFAVDPSIVNYRVVQKGNFALFATARLEPGKGILDLVKVMKYLADVDMKVKIMGRLKEKYSEKFYRLAERYGVRDRIEYLGFILGEDRYKVMSEAKVMIYPSHDDTNSLVILESLAVNTPVVAYDIPGIRYVYSDIPGVILVKEFDHERMAREVRKVIQSKESPINEGKVAEFISHHNSWAEVAEQEINLVLKSLR from the coding sequence ATGAAACTAGGTATAGTAACCCATTCTTTGACTAATCTAAATGAAGGAGGCGCTGAAAGACATGTTAAGGAGTTCATCAGAAACGCTAGAAATGCCTTCGAACTCTATCTTTTCCCGACTCTAGATACATACTTGCAGATTCAGGATGAGCAAGATCAACGCCTTCTAATTCAGAGGGTAAAAGACTTAGAGAAGGAAGGAATAAGCGTAGTTTCATCGTTTTATTCTATCCTTGAGTGGAAGATATCTAAGAAAGATCGCCTCGTCAACTTCCTAGATTTCAGACTGTTTAGACGTTTAGCCCAGAGTTATACGGATCTGCCAGAAATGGACTTTCTCTTTTCGCCTAACTTCATCTCGCCAGATGTTGTGTTTATGGCCCAAAGTTCTGGGAAAAAATATGGCATCCTAATCAATGGGTATGTGGGGCCTCTTCATATGGGCCCACTCTCGTATTCGAGGTATAAGGCTAAGATAGGTCAGGAGAGCTTCCTGACGTCTTTGCCAAAGAGCCTCCTCATCTCTAGGTTCTGGAGAAAAGCAGTTGATATCATGAGAAGATATCCGCCTAAGTTCGTGGCTGGAGTAAATAAGGTAGCAGTGGAGGGCGTAATGAGTGCAATACCTACGAACCTTGTGGTAGTTGATCCAGGCTTCGCCGTGGATCCCTCCATTGTAAACTATCGTGTAGTCCAGAAAGGCAATTTCGCCCTTTTCGCGACTGCCAGGCTTGAACCTGGTAAGGGGATCCTTGATTTAGTAAAGGTAATGAAATACCTCGCTGATGTGGACATGAAAGTTAAAATAATGGGTAGGTTAAAAGAAAAATATAGTGAAAAGTTTTATCGCTTAGCGGAGAGATACGGCGTTAGAGACAGGATAGAATATCTAGGGTTTATTCTAGGAGAAGATAGATACAAGGTAATGTCTGAAGCTAAGGTAATGATTTATCCGTCACACGACGATACTAACTCATTGGTAATATTGGAATCGCTGGCGGTGAATACTCCAGTGGTAGCATACGACATTCCTGGTATAAGATATGTCTACTCTGATATTCCAGGCGTCATCCTAGTTAAGGAATTTGACCACGAGAGAATGGCCAGAGAGGTTCGTAAAGTTATTCAGTCTAAGGAAAGTCCTATAAACGAGGGAAAAGTCGCGGAGTTTATTTCCCATCATAATTCATGGGCCGAGGTTGCGGAACAAGAAATAAATCTTGTATTAAAGTCTTTGAGATAA